Proteins encoded within one genomic window of Rossellomorea vietnamensis:
- a CDS encoding carbohydrate ABC transporter permease, with translation MKNKTTKSKAEKLLIIVLLALGGIIVSVPFIWMISSSFKPESEVLQIPPSLIPENPTLENYVNLFESMNFGVYLRNTLIIVLFSFVGLFFNAMAGYGFAKYQFKGREKIFYIVLATMMIPAQVTMIPVYLILNEMGLTNTMTGIVLPGLAAAFSIFLFRQFMTTIPTDLIEAARLDGAGEFYIFFRLIVPIAKPIFAVQGILTFIGAWNSFLWPLIIANDESLYTLSVGLSLLQGQYANNFGLQMAGAAFMVVPIIIIFSFFQKYIVEGFTMSGIK, from the coding sequence ATGAAAAACAAAACAACGAAAAGTAAAGCGGAAAAGCTGTTGATCATCGTCTTGCTTGCTCTCGGCGGGATTATCGTATCCGTGCCTTTTATATGGATGATCTCAAGCTCGTTCAAGCCTGAAAGTGAAGTACTTCAAATACCGCCAAGCTTGATACCGGAAAATCCGACACTCGAAAACTACGTAAATTTATTTGAAAGCATGAATTTCGGAGTCTATTTACGTAATACGCTCATCATCGTGTTATTTTCTTTTGTCGGCCTATTCTTTAATGCCATGGCCGGTTATGGATTTGCTAAATATCAATTCAAAGGCAGGGAGAAAATCTTCTATATCGTGCTTGCCACGATGATGATTCCTGCACAGGTTACGATGATTCCTGTCTATTTGATCCTGAATGAAATGGGACTCACGAATACGATGACGGGGATTGTGCTGCCGGGACTGGCCGCTGCCTTCAGTATTTTCTTATTCAGGCAGTTCATGACGACGATCCCGACTGACCTGATTGAAGCAGCCAGACTTGACGGAGCAGGGGAATTCTATATTTTCTTCCGATTGATCGTACCGATTGCGAAGCCGATCTTCGCCGTACAGGGAATTCTCACCTTCATCGGAGCCTGGAACAGCTTCCTGTGGCCGTTAATCATCGCCAACGATGAAAGTCTTTACACCTTATCGGTCGGGCTGTCATTGCTGCAGGGGCAATATGCCAATAACTTCGGCCTGCAAATGGCCGGTGCTGCCTTCATGGTTGTACCGATTATCATCATCTTCTCATTCTTCCAGAAATACATCGTCGAAGGTTTTACGATGTCAGGCATCAAATGA
- a CDS encoding alpha,alpha-phosphotrehalase — translation MEKAWWHKSTIYQIYPRSFNDSNGDGIGDIPGIIEKLDYLELLGIDIIWLSPVYQSPNDDNGYDISNYYEIMPDFGTLEDMEKLIEEAKKRDIHIMMDLVINHTSDEHAWFEESRKSKDNPYRDYYIWRESGDGPPSDIQSVFSGSAWEWDEQTGEYYFHLFSKKQPDLNLHNPEVREHLYKMMNYWLDKGVSGFRMDVIDLIGKEIDEKVLTDGPRLHEYLQEMNEKVLSHYPTVTVGETPSATPETAKLYTGKGRNELDMVFTFQHMSLDERAGEGKWALKELDFPELKRVLSEWQTSLFQKGWNSLYWNNHDQPRIVSRWGNDQEYRIVSAKMLATVLHMMQGTPFVYQGEEIGMTNSNWDDITQYRDIETINYFHEKKTEGVPEGEIMKSIRTKGRDNARTPFQWNDDTHGGFTEGNPWIEVNSNYKKINAKQAIKDQDSIFHHYQKLIALRKRLDILVYGEYELLLGDHPEIMAYTRKWEDQTLLVVANFYGGNPEFHLPEAADDSHAKMLISNYSDTSERPSDINSLRPYEAIVYLLGK, via the coding sequence ATGGAAAAAGCATGGTGGCACAAATCCACTATTTATCAAATATACCCCCGAAGCTTCAATGATTCCAACGGGGACGGGATCGGGGACATTCCCGGCATCATCGAAAAGCTTGATTATCTCGAACTTCTCGGCATCGACATCATTTGGCTGAGCCCGGTCTATCAATCCCCGAATGACGATAACGGCTACGACATCAGCAATTATTATGAGATCATGCCTGATTTCGGTACCTTGGAAGACATGGAAAAACTCATAGAAGAAGCAAAGAAACGGGACATCCACATCATGATGGACCTCGTCATCAACCATACATCTGATGAGCACGCATGGTTTGAGGAATCGAGGAAATCGAAGGATAACCCTTATCGGGATTACTATATTTGGCGGGAGAGCGGGGACGGACCTCCAAGTGATATTCAATCCGTCTTCAGCGGGTCCGCATGGGAATGGGATGAACAGACTGGTGAGTATTACTTTCATCTCTTCAGTAAAAAACAGCCTGACCTCAACCTTCATAACCCGGAAGTACGGGAACATTTATACAAAATGATGAATTACTGGCTCGATAAAGGGGTCAGCGGTTTCCGTATGGATGTGATCGATCTGATCGGAAAAGAGATCGATGAAAAAGTACTGACCGATGGACCAAGGCTCCATGAGTATTTACAGGAAATGAATGAAAAGGTTCTTTCTCATTATCCGACTGTGACGGTCGGTGAGACCCCATCTGCCACACCTGAAACGGCTAAGCTTTATACAGGGAAAGGGCGGAATGAATTGGACATGGTGTTCACCTTCCAACATATGTCCCTGGACGAGCGGGCAGGGGAAGGGAAGTGGGCTCTAAAAGAACTGGATTTCCCTGAATTGAAAAGAGTACTGAGCGAATGGCAGACCTCCCTGTTTCAGAAGGGTTGGAACAGTTTATACTGGAATAATCACGATCAGCCCCGTATCGTATCCAGGTGGGGGAACGATCAGGAGTACCGGATCGTTTCCGCCAAGATGCTCGCAACCGTTCTTCACATGATGCAGGGGACGCCTTTCGTCTATCAAGGAGAAGAAATCGGGATGACGAATAGTAATTGGGACGATATCACCCAATACCGTGACATTGAAACGATTAACTACTTTCATGAAAAGAAAACAGAAGGCGTCCCAGAGGGTGAGATTATGAAATCGATCCGGACGAAGGGCAGGGACAATGCCAGGACACCGTTTCAATGGAATGACGATACTCATGGCGGTTTTACCGAAGGGAATCCGTGGATTGAAGTAAATTCAAATTACAAAAAAATCAACGCAAAACAGGCAATAAAGGATCAGGACTCTATCTTCCATCATTATCAAAAGCTCATTGCACTGAGGAAGCGATTGGATATCCTGGTTTATGGGGAGTATGAGTTACTATTGGGGGATCATCCAGAAATCATGGCGTACACACGGAAATGGGAAGACCAAACCTTGTTGGTCGTGGCGAACTTCTACGGAGGCAATCCTGAATTCCATTTGCCTGAAGCAGCGGATGATTCTCATGCCAAAATGCTCATCAGCAACTATTCCGATACCAGTGAAAGACCATCAGACATCAACAGCCTTCGTCCCTACGAAGCGATCGTATACTTATTAGGAAAATAA
- a CDS encoding LacI family DNA-binding transcriptional regulator — protein sequence MATIKDVAKLSGVAVSTASYALNNSKKVSEETRQKVLAAAKQLNYQKNGLASDLKRTSTNTIALILSDLSGPYYSELIKGVQDVTSTNGYDLIACSSIGGAQSTAVKFLKEKRVDGVIILAHNIDDETILESAREGFPIVVLDRSIKSDYVTQIEVDNVHGAFVATEHLIERGSRNIAFISGPYNSHDNELRFQGFRKALDKHGIDYKSKWKVSGGFTREGGYQATKMLIAQRDVPQGIFYANDEMAIGGLQALNEKNISVPGDISIMGFDDIQLSEYVSPPLTTMRQPKYEAGALAVHLIFQMLLKEEVDSYYKLTTELIERDSVKSR from the coding sequence ATGGCAACCATCAAAGATGTGGCTAAACTGTCCGGAGTCGCCGTTTCGACCGCTTCTTATGCATTAAACAACAGTAAGAAAGTCAGTGAAGAAACACGACAGAAAGTTTTAGCGGCAGCCAAACAATTGAATTACCAAAAAAACGGGCTTGCTTCCGATTTGAAGCGGACAAGCACGAATACAATCGCCTTGATCCTGAGCGATCTATCAGGACCTTATTACTCCGAACTGATCAAGGGCGTACAGGATGTGACCTCCACGAATGGATATGATTTGATCGCCTGCAGTTCCATCGGTGGGGCACAGTCCACCGCCGTGAAATTTTTAAAAGAAAAAAGGGTCGATGGCGTCATCATCCTTGCCCATAATATCGATGACGAGACGATCCTGGAGTCGGCAAGGGAAGGTTTTCCCATCGTGGTCCTCGATCGGAGCATCAAAAGCGATTACGTCACCCAGATCGAAGTCGATAATGTTCACGGAGCGTTCGTGGCCACTGAGCACTTGATTGAGAGGGGGAGCCGTAACATCGCTTTTATCAGCGGACCTTACAACTCCCATGACAACGAGCTTCGTTTCCAGGGTTTCCGGAAAGCTTTGGACAAACACGGTATCGACTATAAGTCGAAATGGAAAGTATCCGGGGGCTTCACTCGTGAAGGGGGCTACCAGGCGACCAAAATGCTGATTGCTCAACGGGATGTCCCGCAGGGCATTTTCTATGCCAATGATGAAATGGCCATCGGCGGCTTGCAGGCACTGAACGAAAAAAACATTTCTGTTCCAGGGGATATTTCCATCATGGGCTTTGACGACATCCAACTGTCAGAATACGTATCCCCGCCACTGACAACCATGCGACAGCCGAAATATGAAGCCGGTGCACTGGCCGTTCATCTTATCTTTCAGATGCTCTTGAAGGAAGAGGTCGATTCGTATTACAAACTCACAACGGAGCTGATAGAGAGAGATTCGGTGAAAAGTCGTTGA
- the bglX gene encoding beta-glucosidase BglX, which yields MRENKLLSLLNQMTLDEKIAQLMQLATPFFKGAKEQGQITGPMAEMGVTEEVVQNSGSVLGASGANEIINIQRTHLEENRLGIPLLFMSDIVHGFKTIFPVPLAIGCSWDLKLTEKSAEIAAKEASVSGVHVTFAPMVDLVRDPRWGRVMESTGEDPFLNSEFARAFVRGFQGQDLTTEVERVAACVKHFAAYGAPEGGRDYNTVDMSERELRENYLPAYQAALEEGCEMVMTAFNTVFGIPATGNKRLMRDLLRKEMGFDGVLISDWGAVKEMIPHGVAENEKEAAYKAITAGVDIEMMTTAYVNHLKELVEEKMVNESIIDEAVLRILQLKEKLGLFENPYRGANVEREAEVVMSAEHRNAARELAAKSSVLLKNEQILPIHKEQKVALIGPFAESGDILGPWSWLGSKDEAVTVKEGILRKTTDLSVAKGCDIETITDSQVEEAMKAAEDADVIVLALGEDSEMSGEAGCRANIQLPSAQLQLIQHLKSLDKPMVAVLFNGRPLDLHGVLDQTDAVLEAWYPGTEGGNAVADLLYGDMNPSGRLTMSFPYHVGQVPVYYNHFNTGRPQGAPDAQERYVSQYLDIPNDPLLPFGFGLSYTTFTYSGMTLSRETMSDTQSVDVSIQVTNDGSVAGEEVVQLYIRDHSGEVIRPVKELKAFKKISLKPGETTNVTFTISEEQLRYHHSDLQYTSDPGTFTVFIGRNSKEVTEKTFTLTK from the coding sequence ATGAGGGAAAACAAGCTGCTTTCACTATTGAATCAAATGACATTGGATGAAAAAATCGCCCAGCTTATGCAGTTGGCCACACCTTTTTTCAAAGGAGCGAAAGAACAGGGCCAAATCACCGGACCTATGGCTGAAATGGGTGTGACCGAGGAAGTTGTTCAAAACAGCGGTTCCGTCCTCGGGGCATCGGGAGCGAATGAAATCATCAATATCCAGCGCACGCACCTGGAAGAAAACCGGCTGGGGATCCCGTTATTATTCATGTCCGATATCGTCCATGGATTTAAGACGATTTTTCCTGTCCCACTCGCCATCGGATGTTCCTGGGATCTGAAGTTAACCGAAAAGAGCGCTGAGATTGCGGCAAAGGAAGCTTCCGTTTCAGGCGTTCATGTCACATTTGCCCCGATGGTCGATCTTGTCCGCGATCCTCGCTGGGGAAGAGTGATGGAATCGACGGGGGAAGATCCTTTTCTGAATAGTGAATTCGCACGGGCCTTCGTCCGCGGTTTCCAAGGTCAGGATTTGACGACGGAAGTCGAACGGGTGGCGGCGTGTGTGAAGCACTTTGCTGCTTACGGCGCACCTGAGGGCGGACGTGATTATAATACTGTCGATATGTCTGAAAGAGAGCTTCGTGAGAATTATCTGCCTGCCTACCAGGCTGCCCTTGAAGAAGGCTGTGAAATGGTGATGACCGCCTTTAACACCGTCTTCGGTATCCCGGCAACCGGAAACAAACGGTTGATGCGGGATCTTCTCCGGAAAGAGATGGGATTTGACGGCGTGCTTATTTCCGATTGGGGAGCCGTGAAGGAAATGATCCCCCACGGTGTCGCAGAGAACGAAAAGGAAGCAGCTTATAAGGCGATCACGGCAGGGGTGGATATTGAAATGATGACAACCGCCTATGTGAATCACTTAAAAGAGCTTGTAGAGGAAAAAATGGTGAATGAGTCGATCATTGATGAAGCTGTCTTACGGATTTTACAGTTAAAAGAAAAGCTGGGCTTGTTTGAAAATCCGTATCGTGGAGCAAACGTGGAGCGTGAAGCTGAAGTCGTCATGAGCGCAGAACATCGAAACGCCGCTCGGGAGCTCGCGGCCAAATCGTCCGTCCTATTGAAAAATGAACAAATCCTCCCTATTCATAAGGAACAAAAAGTGGCCCTCATCGGCCCGTTTGCAGAGAGCGGGGACATATTGGGACCATGGTCGTGGCTTGGTTCAAAGGATGAAGCTGTCACGGTAAAAGAGGGAATTTTAAGGAAAACCACCGACCTATCCGTCGCCAAAGGCTGTGATATCGAAACAATCACTGACAGTCAAGTGGAAGAAGCAATGAAAGCTGCCGAAGACGCGGATGTCATTGTATTGGCCTTAGGGGAAGATTCGGAAATGAGCGGTGAAGCCGGCTGCAGAGCGAATATCCAGCTCCCTTCTGCCCAATTACAACTCATACAGCATCTGAAATCATTGGATAAGCCGATGGTCGCTGTCCTGTTTAACGGACGCCCCCTCGACTTACACGGAGTTTTGGACCAAACCGACGCAGTGTTGGAAGCATGGTATCCAGGTACGGAAGGCGGAAATGCCGTAGCCGATTTGTTATATGGAGACATGAATCCTTCAGGACGTTTAACCATGTCTTTCCCTTATCATGTGGGACAGGTGCCTGTTTATTATAATCATTTCAATACAGGCAGACCTCAAGGGGCACCAGATGCACAGGAACGTTATGTATCGCAATACCTCGACATCCCGAACGACCCGCTGCTGCCATTCGGGTTCGGCTTAAGCTACACCACGTTCACCTATTCCGGCATGACGTTATCCCGGGAAACGATGAGTGATACACAGTCCGTGGATGTTTCCATTCAGGTCACAAATGATGGGTCCGTTGCAGGTGAAGAAGTCGTACAGCTCTATATCCGCGATCACAGTGGAGAAGTCATTCGCCCAGTAAAGGAATTGAAAGCTTTCAAAAAAATCAGCCTGAAGCCGGGAGAAACGACAAACGTCACGTTTACGATTTCGGAAGAGCAATTAAGATATCATCATTCAGACCTCCAGTATACGAGCGATCCAGGTACGTTTACCGTTTTTATCGGAAGAAACAGCAAAGAGGTCACGGAGAAAACATTCACACTGACAAAATAG
- a CDS encoding carbohydrate ABC transporter permease gives MSNGWKNSMSKNKHPYVFIAPAVIILTVFSIVPIIVAFLISFTDLDLKGLADWSNVSFIGMDNYSALLSDELFHKSIFNTLFYVVIGVPLVIVFSLGIALLLNYGTSKLFTVFRGVYYMPSITNIIAVAVIWGFLYNTEYGLFNYLLSLLDVEKIPWLGEPTIAKLSLIVLAVWKGIGINMIIFLAALQGIPKSYYEAAEMDGANRWQVLRNVTIPLLRYATFFVTVTTLIGWLQFFEEPFVMTNGGPLDGTISMALFIYQRGFQFSEFGYAAAGSFILFVIIIIITLVQFKLRKSDTEY, from the coding sequence ATGAGCAATGGATGGAAAAACAGTATGAGCAAAAATAAGCATCCCTATGTGTTTATCGCTCCTGCAGTGATCATTTTAACTGTTTTCAGTATTGTTCCTATTATAGTAGCTTTTTTGATCAGCTTCACAGACCTCGACTTAAAAGGACTTGCCGACTGGTCGAATGTCAGCTTCATCGGCATGGACAACTACTCAGCCTTACTTTCTGATGAATTGTTCCATAAGTCGATTTTCAACACATTGTTTTATGTGGTCATTGGCGTTCCTCTTGTCATTGTGTTCTCATTGGGAATCGCCCTGCTGCTGAATTATGGGACAAGCAAGCTGTTTACTGTATTCCGCGGAGTATACTACATGCCTTCGATCACGAACATCATTGCCGTTGCCGTGATATGGGGATTCTTATACAATACCGAATACGGATTATTTAACTACTTACTCTCTTTACTCGATGTCGAGAAGATTCCTTGGTTAGGAGAGCCAACGATCGCCAAGCTATCGTTGATTGTGTTAGCCGTATGGAAAGGGATCGGGATCAATATGATTATTTTCCTTGCTGCCCTGCAGGGGATTCCAAAGTCTTATTACGAAGCGGCGGAAATGGATGGGGCGAACAGATGGCAGGTATTGCGGAATGTGACGATCCCGTTACTGCGCTACGCCACGTTCTTCGTCACGGTCACGACTCTCATCGGATGGCTGCAATTCTTCGAGGAGCCATTCGTCATGACAAACGGTGGACCCCTTGATGGAACGATTTCAATGGCGTTATTCATCTATCAACGAGGATTCCAGTTCAGTGAATTTGGTTATGCAGCAGCAGGTTCATTCATCCTGTTTGTCATCATCATTATCATCACGCTTGTTCAATTTAAATTAAGAAAATCTGATACAGAATATTAG
- a CDS encoding sugar ABC transporter substrate-binding protein: MKKKMWSLLLIGILALSTILTACGGNGESKDGKKEITVWAMGEEGKKLKEMASKFEEENKDISVKIQAIPWGNAHDKLLTAVASGNGPDVLQLGTTWVPEFADAGALLDLTPYLDDYPEFKPENYFEGSVTSMKYDDKVIGVPWYIDTRVLYYRTDLLKEVGYDKAPATWDELKDAAGKLNDRGDDVYGLDIDRNDQITPFIFAWQNGYEFEGKDKMNFDSPEFKEAMEYYTDFFKEGISPTTEGIDIVQAFKDGVKPMFFSGPWMINIINDQAPDLKDKWAVAVMPKKETNTSSMGGSNLSVFHNSENVDESLKFISYMNKVDTQMEWLDVSNTLPSRVDAWEEPKLKEDPMLSVFGKQLEDTKASPQIKEFEVIAQEFLSTIEKVTVGGADVDKELEKFNKKANEIVEK, translated from the coding sequence ATGAAAAAGAAGATGTGGTCCTTACTACTAATCGGTATTTTGGCTTTATCCACGATTCTTACAGCCTGCGGAGGCAATGGTGAGTCGAAGGATGGAAAGAAAGAAATCACCGTGTGGGCGATGGGTGAAGAAGGTAAGAAGCTGAAGGAAATGGCTTCAAAATTTGAAGAGGAAAACAAAGATATTTCTGTCAAGATCCAAGCGATCCCTTGGGGGAATGCTCATGATAAGCTGCTTACGGCAGTCGCTTCAGGAAATGGCCCGGACGTCCTTCAATTAGGGACAACATGGGTACCGGAATTCGCAGATGCAGGTGCACTGCTTGACCTGACTCCATACTTGGATGACTATCCTGAATTCAAACCTGAAAATTACTTTGAGGGGTCCGTCACTTCTATGAAGTATGACGACAAAGTCATCGGTGTTCCTTGGTATATCGATACACGCGTACTGTACTACCGCACAGATTTATTGAAAGAAGTCGGTTACGACAAGGCTCCTGCTACTTGGGATGAACTGAAGGATGCGGCCGGTAAGCTGAACGACCGGGGCGACGATGTGTATGGATTGGATATCGACCGCAATGACCAGATCACACCATTCATCTTTGCATGGCAGAATGGGTACGAATTTGAAGGTAAAGATAAGATGAACTTCGATTCTCCTGAATTCAAGGAAGCAATGGAGTATTACACAGACTTCTTTAAAGAAGGCATCAGTCCTACGACAGAAGGAATCGATATCGTACAGGCATTTAAAGATGGCGTGAAGCCAATGTTCTTCAGCGGCCCTTGGATGATCAACATCATCAACGACCAGGCACCTGACTTGAAGGACAAATGGGCTGTAGCCGTGATGCCTAAGAAAGAAACGAACACATCAAGCATGGGTGGATCCAATCTATCTGTCTTCCATAATTCTGAGAATGTGGATGAATCCCTGAAATTCATCTCTTATATGAATAAAGTGGACACGCAAATGGAATGGCTGGATGTATCCAATACCCTTCCTTCACGCGTCGATGCATGGGAAGAGCCAAAGTTAAAAGAAGATCCAATGCTGTCTGTCTTCGGTAAACAACTGGAAGATACAAAAGCATCTCCGCAAATCAAGGAATTTGAAGTGATTGCCCAGGAGTTCCTTTCTACTATTGAAAAGGTCACGGTAGGCGGAGCGGATGTAGACAAAGAGCTCGAGAAATTCAACAAAAAAGCAAATGAAATCGTAGAGAAGTAA